TTAAATTGACAACTGATCAGGGAAAGAAAGTAGCACAAGTTGCTGTTGAATTATACACACACATCATTTTTCACAAGTTGCTCGAAGTCCTCTGGGACCAAGAGTTTGCAATcttcttcttgtgtttttttttttttcacatgaccACCCCAACCCTCAAATTTGGTCAGCATTGCTGGaagaaaacccataaaaatatttttaaaaaaaattaaaattttttatttttttaatttaaaatttaaaattattttattatgttaatattaaaaataatttttaaaaattaaaaaaatatcattttaatatatttaaaatcaaactcaaaataaaataacaggTCAGTGCTGTTGCAGCTGGTCTCCCTCGCGTGTCAGGTGACAAACCACATGGGCTTATTTAAAAAACCCTAAGATTTCAATTTACAGCTGTTGCCACGTGCATGACAGGCCTAACGTGAAACCCTATTTTActtttttccaacttttctgCTATCATCtaagcatgaaaaattaaacaataaaaacaccATCACTCTCCCTCCCACACTCTCTCCCACCAAGAAAAATGCACTTAAGGTATTGACCAATAGCTGaagggatttattttttttctctgtattCTGGGATCAAACTTTACCGTGCATATCTATCATCTTCGTGATGTCTTATATGGTTTGCAAGATATTTAGTGAGCCGTGAAATTAGTCGTGGTCACAAACTGGCCCGAACATCCAtgtaaatcaaaaataaataaataaaaagatatgaaCGATCGATGGATCGGTCTCCTTTGAAATCCAGGTCAAGTTAATTGCAATCAATTACTACAAGTTAAGTAAAGAGCATCAAGATATTTGAGgagataaataagaaattattgaaGATAAACGATTGATTACATGATGACCaatcattaattaatcataaaaaagaacaatgatAACAACACCAATAATAATCAAATCTCGACCGTCAAGTAAACAAAAGAGTCACCATCACCGTCCATAAACAATATTACAAAACGACtcgaaataataacaataataatcccCGACTAAAGTGAAACATGAATATAATTGTAACAATCAACATCCGATGATCAGATCTACAGCAACAAAGACCACACACCAGCGACTCCAATCAAAGCACCAGCCACGGTGGCTTTGTTCAAGCCGGCGGCGCTTGGAGATGGAGGGGAAGCGGCGCTTGGAGATGGAGGGGAAGCGGAGGAGCCTGGGGAACCGGCAGGAGGTGGTGAGCTGGCTGGAGATGAAGGAGGAGGAGTGGATGGAGCAGGGACTGGTGGAGAAGGGGTTGGAGCTTGGGTTGGAGAGGGGGTTGGAGTTGTAGGAACAGCGGGTGCAGGAGATGGTGATTTAGCTGGTGAAGGTCCTGGTGCCTGAGCCAAAGCTGAACCGGCTAAGAGAGCCAGAAGCATCAAAGGCGCCCAGATTTTGTAAGCCATTGTTGTTGTAAGTTGTGAAGGAAAGGATGGAGAGGAGAGAAGACAGGAAAATATACAGAGAGGAGATGATAAAGGGactgatgagagagagagagagatggtgtAGTATTTATACAGAAAGGGAAGGTAAAGGTTTAAGGTTTTTAGTCGGTTTAAGGGACAAGGGCAGTTTCCTGTTTGTTTCCTTTGAATATGTGAAATTACAGCTTAGTACCTGTTTGGTTTATTATAATTAGATAGGCGGAAATTGTTTATTTGGAATTGGGAGAGGATCAAGGAGGTACGCGTGGCTATAATGGATAACGAGAGCCGTCGGATGTGGTTCCAATGTTTTGATCATGATTCAAAAACGCGTTGATTTCGAGCTTGGGGAGAGGAGATGGTGGAGAGTCTTACTTGCTCGGTCTGGGGAGTAGATAGAATGGGTTGTTGATTTggtaaaaggaaagaagaaggaggaggagaacaGGCCAACCAATGGTCGATGCACTTGTAATTAATTATGAACAAAAATTCTGCTAACCGTTATGATTAGCACGTTACTGGTTCATTTTTCTACTCTATTCCCAGCAGCTTCTTTTTAGTCGTTAGAGGGTCACAAGTCCAGTTGTCcgtagaaaataaataaataatcaatctGCTCATGGATTATCGTGTGTGAGAGATTCTATGcgaaattattatcttttttttttctctctacatCCTTGGAGTATTTTAAGCTATTTATTTGAAGTATCCAAACTATAGGGTTAACTCGACTGGATTTAACTTGTAGAATCTTAgttatattttgtattaaacTACAAACTTTGTTAATctaatttaaacttcattaacTCTCTATaagatattcaaaaaataaaatcttgatccttttaatcttttattaaaaaattaaaaaaaacacaataaattaattagtagTTTATCTAatgatctaaattttttatcgcATCGGATTTCATAAGTACTATAATACTAAGTTAAGTATAAGGTTTAGATTGTGAAATTCTTGTGATTGCAATAtctttttgtttgataatttcTGAGTATTTAGGGAGGTAGAGAACCAACAAGTATGGTAGCCATGATCGAAAGATATTGCTGGATTTAAAGAATGAGAGGTGAGGGATTGCTAAGAAAAAAACGCAAGCACTTCGAAAACAAGGACGGAAATTGAGTTCTCCGGGGAAAAACAacgagaaagagaaagaaaaattgcCGCCTCTTATCCTAGAAAACGTGAATTAATGTCCAATTAGGGCATCCAATGCCCCGTATTTCATGTGAGAATTGACGAGTTCCAGCAGAAAAAATTTCAACTACTCTTGGAGGCTATAtcaggaaaggaaaaaaaaaaaaacccagttgATGGCTAGAAAAGTTCAATTCACGGCGTTAATTGGCCATCCCCACTGCAACTTGGATTATTGTTTCTTTCCAATTAATATGGGTTGGCCATGAGACAATTTGCTTGCCAATTATTAGTTTAGCTTGTCAATAGATATTATCTCGGACCCACCTTTCTTTTTGGCTGACAACCTAGATATTTTACCTGCCGGCGGttcgtaattttattttattttttaaatccagatagatatgttattttaatacagttttttatgtcaaaaattaaaactaagtttatcaaatatctaattaaataaatcaataactattaatgtaaataaataaataaaattattaaaataactaaaaaataaataaataaaaatgagagataaataaaaattaaaatatttaattttataaaatgagatATTTACCCGTTTGtgtttatcaaatttatttattaaaaataataaaaatagaaatacatATGAAACtgagtgaataaaataaaagaaaaaaaatactatgaaagGCCAAACATATCtgatatattatttcaaaataaatatttttttataaaataaatcttatatgtataaaataaaataaaaaaaccttcaaaaattaaacacaaaacaaaatattttaaaaaaagaaacctcaattttaaaaaggtCTAGGTAACTCATAGCTTGAACCCTGAGACCAGagtaaatcaataaaaaaaaaaattaaagataaccacaaaattaatcttaaaaaaaattataaattaataaaactataaaaaaaatgagaaaaaaaaatctctacctATAGCAACTCTTAagatttatgttattgaattagaagtacgataaataaaaaaacaacaaatcttaatttttaacaaattaaatacgaagggatgaaaataaaaaaaaatctataacataaaaaactataattaaaaaattaagagataaaaatcaaaataaaaaataaattaaaagctaaaaaaaacaattaccaagtGTTAACTTGGTCAACTGAGAAAAACTAATTACAGCTAAATGTTAGCGATGGAGTGCTTTTTTAAGACTTTCATAGTCAACGAGTAATAAATCTATTCGAGTTacatatttgatattttcatatttgtttgtctTGGTCGTATATTATAGCCGCGATTTAAAAGAGTGTTTGACCGTGaactttctaaaattaaaaaaaaaaaaaaaaaaaagttagtgtTCGAGTTTTATCTCGAAGAGACATGCATGGATTCCGGTCATTTTTGCGTAACCAAACGGGTTTGGGTTGGTCTTTCGGTATAGACAACGAAAAAGTCAACCCCAGTCTAGGCTTAGATCTGATGCCTTCAACTCTTTTTAATCATGTGGTTTAGATAGATCCTCACTTTAAATCAAAACCAGTGGTTATTCGCAGAAAGAATCAAAGTCACTGACCAGATAAATCCTAAAATTGGCAGATTGTGGAAGAGAAACCATAGACACAGGGTGCCTGTACCATGATCATGATTGATGATTCGATTGGCCCAGACTTGTCCACCGATCAATGGGACATGGACCTTGTCAGAGCATGGCATCTCCCAACACTCAGACAGACAGCTTTTCGATTCACTGAGGATGTCAAGTTAATTCTAGTTCAGGACTATATTCTAAGGGGGCTTGAAAGGACGATATACAGCGACAGGTCGACCACCTACCAAACTGGACTTGAGGATACGAAGCGAGGTAACTGTTTTCCGGTGGTAATATCACCGCGTGCTGGCCAGGACGGAAGAATGGTTCTGTTTCTTCGAGGGTACAATAACAAAGAATTTTGCTCGAGGGAAGAGAGGACGCGTCATTGATAATTGGATTGTCCTGTCTGTCTGCCTGCCTGTCACAATTTGGAAGGGTCATTGCCAGATTGTACTTCTGGGGCTTCACGATTCATGCACCTGCTCATGACAAAATCTGTTCTTCACACAGACCCCATGATTAAGACCGCTGTGCACATgcttcaaaattattaatctgTCAGGCAGATTGTCATTTTTGGCATTctactgataaaaaaaagagcattaaaaaaatacaaggtagGTACTAGTGAACATCAGTTGCCAGCCAGCGTTTGCTGCTGCTGGTGGGCGTCTCATGGGCAGCAGCACGGAATCGATTGGGAGAAAGccgaaaaaataattataattaacattATCATCgtaattattactataaatttattatttttttagtaatctTTCGACATTCTTTCCACTCTATTTAGGAATTGCCAACTGTAGGACCCCAGAGTTCATCAAAGCATTACACAGCTCATGCATTCCATCCACACAGCAGCAACTACATCGAATAGGGCATATTCTACTTGGTGTTCaagtttaagtattttttattagttgatgCAACAACGGAATGAGCGGACATCAGTGACATTGTAGCAATGATAAACCTCCATGCTCTCTCAAATCTCTTTGATTGCGTTCATCCAGGGTAAAGTGACATCTACATCGAGTACTGTAACCATAACCTGATGCCAGGAATCTGAACATTTCCCAGGGAAGATTTTGCGATTCTCCAGATCAGGCAGGTCATTCAGAATATTCATCGGTGATCAGCTTCAGGTTCTGTCAGTTTTTAGCTTCAAGAAGAATTGAAGAGTATGGAGCCACATTATAGGTGCTTTCAATGCCTGGGAGACCTTGAGGAACAAAGTCATCCGGAGATTCAAAATTGGTGTCTACCTGCATTTGAACAACGAATTTGTACATATGATTCAGATGGAACTGATTGATATGCtgcaattttgaaaaatacaactGCAAAGTATAATCAACAGTATGATGTGACTGATTTTCGCAGCCTTTTTTTCACCGTTAAATAACTTCATGTCTAACaccatcaaaataaattgaacagGGGATATATCAGCTTTCAGAAAAGTGGAGCAATAATACATCTTTTGTAAGAAGCCATGGTTTAAAGCGTGGGAAAGAGTGCAGTATAGGAGTCATGCTCGTGTGTCGTACTTATTCTCACAATATGAATCTTTTATATGACTACCCAAAAAAAAGGCAGGAAAGTAAACTGGCTGCCTTGGGAAATTAATAGCAAAAGTTGAGGGATCTTTATATAAAATCCAATCTCAAGAACACTCCTACTGTTGGAAGCCAACAACATAATTATCAACTTTTTCGAGTTTTTTCCATGAGATTATCCAAACGTCAGATCTTAGACCAAAAATCAGTTGGGTTTCAGAAATCTAAGCCTATTATAAAATTGCTTTAGCACCATTGAAATGTGCAGTTTGAGTGCTCCAACAGACGAAT
This is a stretch of genomic DNA from Populus alba chromosome 11, ASM523922v2, whole genome shotgun sequence. It encodes these proteins:
- the LOC118031593 gene encoding uncharacterized protein is translated as MAYKIWAPLMLLALLAGSALAQAPGPSPAKSPSPAPAVPTTPTPSPTQAPTPSPPVPAPSTPPPSSPASSPPPAGSPGSSASPPSPSAASPPSPSAAGLNKATVAGALIGVAGVWSLLL